The Citrifermentans bemidjiense Bem genome window below encodes:
- the gcvT gene encoding glycine cleavage system aminomethyltransferase GcvT yields MEDLKATPLQAHHEGLKALMAPFGGWLMPIQYEGIIAEHRWCREKAALFDICHMGEFRFRGDIQAGGLEDVFTFSVKGIPIGRSRYGFLLNPSGGVIDDLIVFRLAEDEVMIVVNAATAPNDFKVIASRLKEPAQLVDISVQTGKLDLQGPLSREVLVEHLGSELGALPFFKFTRTRVLGEDAIVSRTGYTGELGYEIFLPSGKTAELWELLLKDPRVAPAGLGARDLLRLEMGYSLYGNDIDEKISPIAAGLTAFVNLDKDFVGKDALLKERETGPENVKVAFRVDSRRSPRHFYEILHQGAQVGMVTSGAFSPMLSCGIGMGYVKPEAAALGTRLTIKHERVEMEAQVVELPFYTGGSLRA; encoded by the coding sequence ATGGAAGATCTCAAGGCGACACCGCTGCAAGCCCACCACGAGGGGCTCAAGGCGCTGATGGCTCCCTTCGGGGGATGGCTGATGCCGATCCAGTACGAGGGGATCATCGCCGAACACAGGTGGTGCCGCGAAAAAGCGGCGCTTTTCGACATCTGCCACATGGGAGAGTTCCGGTTCCGGGGGGACATCCAGGCCGGCGGCTTGGAAGACGTCTTCACCTTCTCGGTCAAGGGGATCCCGATCGGGCGCTCGCGCTACGGGTTCCTGCTGAACCCGTCGGGGGGGGTGATCGACGACCTGATCGTCTTTAGGCTGGCTGAGGACGAGGTGATGATCGTAGTAAACGCGGCGACCGCGCCCAACGATTTCAAGGTCATCGCCTCGCGTCTGAAAGAGCCGGCGCAACTGGTCGACATCTCCGTGCAGACCGGGAAGCTGGACCTCCAGGGGCCGCTCTCCCGCGAGGTGCTGGTGGAACATCTGGGGAGCGAACTCGGCGCGCTTCCCTTCTTCAAGTTCACCAGGACCCGCGTCCTCGGGGAGGACGCCATCGTGAGCCGGACCGGATACACCGGCGAACTCGGCTACGAGATCTTCCTCCCCAGCGGCAAGACTGCGGAACTGTGGGAGCTCCTGCTCAAGGACCCGAGGGTTGCCCCAGCCGGATTGGGCGCCCGCGACCTGTTGCGGCTGGAGATGGGGTACTCGTTGTACGGAAACGACATCGACGAAAAGATCTCTCCGATTGCAGCGGGACTCACCGCATTCGTTAACCTGGACAAGGATTTCGTCGGCAAGGATGCGCTCCTTAAGGAGCGGGAAACGGGGCCGGAAAACGTGAAGGTCGCCTTCCGCGTCGACTCCCGCCGCTCTCCGCGCCACTTTTACGAGATCCTGCATCAGGGAGCGCAGGTGGGGATGGTGACCAGCGGCGCCTTCTCCCCCATGCTTTCCTGCGGCATCGGGATGGGGTACGTGAAGCCGGAGGCAGCGGCCTTGGGGACCAGGCTCACCATCAAGCACGAGCGGGTAGAGATGGAGGCCCAGGTGGTCGAGCTTCCCTTCTACACCGGAGGTTCGCTGAGGGCATAG
- the gcvH gene encoding glycine cleavage system protein GcvH produces MAKFFTKEHEWVEMDGAQAIVGISEHAAHELGDITFVELPKIGKSVKQFDTLAGIESVKAASDIYAPVSGKVAQVNDKLEDAPELVNQGAESEGWICRLEGVDASELGALLDAAAYAKYLEGL; encoded by the coding sequence ATGGCAAAGTTCTTCACCAAGGAGCACGAGTGGGTAGAGATGGACGGGGCGCAGGCGATCGTCGGCATCAGCGAGCACGCGGCGCACGAACTGGGGGACATCACCTTCGTGGAACTCCCGAAGATCGGCAAGAGCGTGAAGCAGTTCGACACCCTGGCGGGGATCGAATCGGTCAAGGCCGCAAGCGACATCTACGCGCCGGTTTCCGGCAAGGTGGCCCAGGTGAACGACAAGCTGGAGGACGCCCCTGAGCTGGTGAACCAGGGCGCCGAGAGCGAAGGGTGGATCTGCAGGCTGGAAGGTGTTGACGCCTCCGAGCTTGGTGCGCTCCTGGATGCAGCGGCGTACGCCAAGTACCTGGAAGGACTGTAG